Part of the Sphaerochaeta associata genome is shown below.
TCGGTTTGCCCTACACGAAAAGCAAGATCGGAAAGTTCCTTTCGCCAAGAACGAACCTCATCGTTGAGCTGTTTCAGAATTTTTGCGATTTCGATAAGAATTTGGTTCTGTGCCATCACCACGGAATTATTCATCTCCACCAAGGGATACGGTTCCATGAAGACGGTATTGCCGGTCGCAGAACTGCTGGTGATGAAACCCTGCACGTTGGACCTTCTATCGCTGCGTACAGGAATAACCAGACGGCCGTCACGCAATGCCTCCTGGTCGGTCTGCACCACTTCCCTGTTTGTATGGATGAATTGGCTGCAGAAGCGTGAACGCTCGTTCTTATGGGCCTCCACCTCCTTGCGTAGCTGTCTGAGCGCAGGATGTGACTCCTTCACCTGACCCGACTCGTCCAGCACATCCAGGATATGCCGACCGATCCGTCTGAGGTTCTCATCGAAAGACCGCCCCATCAACTCCTTCAAGGGTTCAAAGGAAGACCCGTCATCGAGGGCTTGATTACAAAATGACTGCAGGATTTCGGAGCTGGCGATATAGTGGGCGATACCGACCAAATCCGGTCCTTCCAATGCCTTGACCGGATCACCCAAGAGGGCCAAGGATGCCTTGATGGAGGGAAACGACAGCAGAGAACCGCCCAAAGAAGATCCGAGCAGCGTGATAAGACCTGCAATTTCTTCCTGTCGCTTGGAAAGCAGCGCCTGCTCAGTTAAAAACGACAACTCCAACAGGCAATCCCGTCCCTCTTCGGAACGTGAATGAGCCTGCATCTGATTAACTACCTGGTAAAAACCCAGTTCTTCAATACTCTTGTGATTCATCCTTATCCATTCTCGTACGCCAGGAATTGGAGCGATCATTCTTGCCCGCCCACAGCGGGGCCTTGTCATCAAGGGAGGCAAGCATCCTCAAGTAACTTTCATAGCGGTCATAGTGGATCTTATCCTCCTCAACCGCTTCTTTCACCTTGCACCCTGGTTCATCCTGATGCAGGCACCTCTCATACTCACAGTTTTTCGCATACCGGGCGAACTCGATGAAAGCCTCTTGCAGCGTCGCCTTATCTCGATGGGGAACCTGTATCTCGCGAACACCAGGTGTGTCGACAACCGTAAACAAAGGACCGCTGATCAACAGCGAATGGTTGGTCGTATGCCTTCCACGGTTATACTTTTCACATACCTCGCTGGTGCGTTGGTCGCTGCCAAGAAGGCAGTTGATCAACGTAGACTTGCCTACACCGCTCTGTCCGACAAAAGCGACGGTCTTTCCTTCCAGCTCCTTGTACAGCTTCTCGATGTTCTCACCTGTCTTTGCACTCACACCCAAAACACGGTACCCAAGGGTCTTATAGAGCTTGAACCGTTCGTACTCATCCTCGGTAAGAGGAAAATCACATTTGTTCATCACAATCATGACATCGACATCCTGGCAGCAGGCGATGACACGATCGATGAACCGGGGCCTGAACGGCGGGGTATCGGCACTGGTGACACACACGATCAGATCCATATTGGCAACAACGGTCTGGTTGCTGCCGCCTTTAGTATTCCACCTCTGAAAACTGTTGCGTCTGGGAAGGCGGTCGAGAATCAGACCCTCATGTGCATTGGTGGGGACAAAGCTGACCATATCACCCACGGCAAGCGGGTTGTACTCCTCGATTACTTGGGAAAGCTGCTTGCCCTTGATGCGGCACAAGTAGGAAACACCCTTCTCCTCGACTGTGTAGATATTGTTTATTCCCCTGCAAATCAGGCCGATATGTTGCTCCATGTGTACTCCCAGAATGTACTGTATCTGCAAAACCTTCTCTTGACAACCTAAGCGTATTTGATACTGTTAAGCTATGTTTAATTTTATGACTTGCGCCCACCCGGGCTGCCGCACCTACATCTGCGAAGACGGCCCGTATTGCTATCGTCATTCCCCCAATCAAGAGGAACTTCAGGCACGCTGCATCCAGATGCTGCTCAGTGAAACGAACATGGTGGATTTTTCTCTCACCGGCAGTGAATTCGAGGATTTGGTACTACCCAAGAAGGAACTGATCGCATCCAATCTTGCATGGTGTACCTTCCGCAATGTAGATTTTTCCCACACAACACTGCTGAACACCTTCTTCGATTTTTGTCTGTTCGAGAACTGCACCTTCAACAATATCCTCAGCCGTTATGCAGTATTTTCTGGCAGCAAAATGATAGATTGTGATTTTTCAGGATCCATCATCATCCACACCAACTTCTGTGGTGTCGACACATTTCGATGCAATTTCAACGACTGCGACCTATATTTCTCCACGTTCAACTCCAGCTATCTCAGGGATACTTCCTTCGAGGATTGCAACTTGAAAAAAGCCGACTTTGTCCATACGGACCAAAGACGTGTCTCACTGCGGTATTCGAACTACGAGGAGGCACGCCGTTGAACATTTATCAGCACTTCTCCGTCGTTGGTTTTTGCAACACCTATCTGGTCGCATCCAAGAAGCATAGTGAAGCCCTCTTGATCGACCCCGGCCACGTGGATTCGGAACTGATCAATCTCATTGAAACGAACAAGTACAACCTCAGACATGTCTTGCTTACACACCGCCACATATCCCATATGGAAGGACTCGGAACGTTGAAGAAAATCTACGATGTCACCGTCTATGGTTCATCGTTCAGCTCGTATGACTTTCCCTACCAATCGGTCGAGGACAAGCAGATTCTGAATCTCTGCAACTTGGCAATTGAAGTGATTCATGTACCGGGACACTCACTTGACAGCATGGTCTTTAAAATAGACCATGCCCTCTTCACCGGCGATACTCTGATGTGCGGGAGAATCGGATCGACTCCCGGGTATCGGGAACAAGCGCTCTTGATCAATTCAATCAACCAGAGATTGATGGGTTTGGATGAGAATACCCTCATATTTCCAGGGCATGGGACTGCATCCAAAATCCGCATCGAGCGGATGTTCAATCACGACCTGTTGCAGTTGGGAACGATCCAGACCGAACGCGAGCACTGGCGGGACGAGGAGCAGTCTTAAGCAGCACCCTGAATCGTTCGGGCATGGGGGCTGTACAACGGATTCTCCTGCCCGTCGAAGGACTGGCAACCTCAAGGAGGAGGGCGTGCAGCATCAAGGTCAAACCTTCAGCCTTGCCGTAGAGAGGGTCTCCAAGCAGGGTATGTCCGATGGACTTGAAATGTACACGTATCTGATGAGTCCTGCCGGTAAACAATTCTATGCGCACCAAGGCAAAGTCCCTGTACTGCCTGAGGACGGTGTAATCGGTACGGGCATCCCTGCCCTCGCCGCTTGAGCAGGTGGTAAACTTCTTTCGATCATTGCCATCGCGCTTGAGATTCGTCCTGATCGACCCCGTCCTCTCCTTGAAGACACCCTTCGCCAGAGTAATATAGACTTTGCGCGTCGTCCGCTCCTTGAACTGTTCGCTCAGGTTTTTGTGGCTCTGCCGATTACGGGCGATAACCAGCACCCCGCTGGTGTCCTTGTCCAGACGGTGCACGATGCCCGGTCGCACGGAAAGCTCCGTGTTTTCCACCTCGCCTTCCTCATCATCCTCAAGAGCTGAGGAGAAATCCTGGCCATAGCGAAAAAGCAGCGCATGCACCAGCGTATGCTCATGATTTCCCGCTGCAGGATGCACCACCATCCCCTGCTCCTT
Proteins encoded:
- the rsgA gene encoding ribosome small subunit-dependent GTPase A — protein: MEQHIGLICRGINNIYTVEEKGVSYLCRIKGKQLSQVIEEYNPLAVGDMVSFVPTNAHEGLILDRLPRRNSFQRWNTKGGSNQTVVANMDLIVCVTSADTPPFRPRFIDRVIACCQDVDVMIVMNKCDFPLTEDEYERFKLYKTLGYRVLGVSAKTGENIEKLYKELEGKTVAFVGQSGVGKSTLINCLLGSDQRTSEVCEKYNRGRHTTNHSLLISGPLFTVVDTPGVREIQVPHRDKATLQEAFIEFARYAKNCEYERCLHQDEPGCKVKEAVEEDKIHYDRYESYLRMLASLDDKAPLWAGKNDRSNSWRTRMDKDESQEY
- a CDS encoding pentapeptide repeat-containing protein, with protein sequence MFNFMTCAHPGCRTYICEDGPYCYRHSPNQEELQARCIQMLLSETNMVDFSLTGSEFEDLVLPKKELIASNLAWCTFRNVDFSHTTLLNTFFDFCLFENCTFNNILSRYAVFSGSKMIDCDFSGSIIIHTNFCGVDTFRCNFNDCDLYFSTFNSSYLRDTSFEDCNLKKADFVHTDQRRVSLRYSNYEEARR
- a CDS encoding MBL fold metallo-hydrolase; the protein is MNIYQHFSVVGFCNTYLVASKKHSEALLIDPGHVDSELINLIETNKYNLRHVLLTHRHISHMEGLGTLKKIYDVTVYGSSFSSYDFPYQSVEDKQILNLCNLAIEVIHVPGHSLDSMVFKIDHALFTGDTLMCGRIGSTPGYREQALLINSINQRLMGLDENTLIFPGHGTASKIRIERMFNHDLLQLGTIQTEREHWRDEEQS
- a CDS encoding RluA family pseudouridine synthase: MAVKEEILALVVDAIQEPRRLDAYVASKQEKVSRSQLSDEKTQLYLNGKPVKKSRLVKEGDRIEVHYQEACFEGIVAEDIPLDVLYEDQEMLVINKEQGMVVHPAAGNHEHTLVHALLFRYGQDFSSALEDDEEGEVENTELSVRPGIVHRLDKDTSGVLVIARNRQSHKNLSEQFKERTTRKVYITLAKGVFKERTGSIRTNLKRDGNDRKKFTTCSSGEGRDARTDYTVLRQYRDFALVRIELFTGRTHQIRVHFKSIGHTLLGDPLYGKAEGLTLMLHALLLEVASPSTGRRIRCTAPMPERFRVLLKTAPRPASARVRSGSFPTATGRD